A window of Hevea brasiliensis isolate MT/VB/25A 57/8 chromosome 14, ASM3005281v1, whole genome shotgun sequence contains these coding sequences:
- the LOC110669344 gene encoding beta-glucosidase 17-like isoform X1, translated as MNTQFFFVHLFVFTNLLTHIGCLSSSHFTTPINRSNFPAGFIFGASSSAYQYEGATQVDGRGPSIWDTFVRDFPGKIADHSTGNVAEEFYYLFKEDIARLKEMGLDSFRFSFSWSRILPKGKIGGGVNQRGVDFYNFLIDELISNDIQPLVTLFHWDVPQSLEDEYGGFLSSNIVDDYRDYVDFCFKEFGDRVKSWITLNEPDVFALKGYAIGIDAPGRCSSYIGNCTVGNSATEPYMVVHNIILSHATAVNLYREKYKPSQKGKVGITVSVRWMVPKYPTVSCIKAASRALDFSFGWVVHPMVYGDYPETMRYLVGTRLPNFTEAQAKMVKGSLDFVGVNYYTARYAEKVTSYSSMYLSYTTDSRVNLTTEKNGIPIGEPAFPTWLYIYPRGIGEFMLYVKKVYNNLPIIITENGVADPNNVSIPLSDALNDTIRIKYHSHHLSYLLAAIKDGVDVRGYYVWSFLDDFEWELGYTVRFGINYIDYENGLKRYPKLSALWFKNFLHKENVIGSSLLYSE; from the exons ATGAATACTCAATTCTTTTTTGTCCATCTCTTTGTCTTTACCAATTTGTTGACTCACATTGGATGTTTGAGTTCATCACATTTCACAACTCCGATCAACCGGAGCAATTTTCCTGCCGGCTTTATATTTGGAGCATCCTCAAGTGCTTACCAG TATGAAGGAGCAACGCAAGTAGATGGAAGAGGACCAAGCATATGGGACACTTTCGTCAGGGATTTTCCAG GTAAAATTGCAGACCATAGTACTGGAAATGTAGCAGAAGAATTTTATTATCTTTTTAAG GAGGACATTGCTAGGTTGAAAGAAATGGGGTTAGACTCCTTCAGATTCTCCTTCTCATGGTCTAGAATATTACCTA AGGGAAAAATCGGTGGAGGAGTGAATCAGAGAGGCGTTGATTTCTACAATTTTCTCATTGATGAGCTCATATCAAATG ATATACAGCCATTAGTGACTTTATTCCATTGGGATGTTCCTCAATCCCTTGAAGATGAGTATGGTGGATTCCTAAGCTCTAATATTGT GGATGATTATCGTGACTATGTGGATTTTTGCTTTAAAGAATTCGGCGACAGGGTGAAGTCTTGGATCACTTTGAATGAGCCCGACGTATTTGCTCTTAAAGGGTATGCAATTGGCATTGATGCCCCCGGTCGATGTTCTAGCTATATTGGAAATTGCACGGTGGGGAACTCCGCGACGGAGCCATATATGGTGGTTCATAACATCATTCTTTCTCATGCAACTGCTGTAAATTTATACAGGGAGAAATACAAG CCTTCTCAAAAGGGAAAAGTTGGGATTACAGTATCAGTCAGATGGATGGTGCCCAAATACCCCACAGTTTCTTGCATAAAGGCCGCCTCTAGAGCCCTGGATTTTTCATTTGGTTG GGTTGTGCATCCAATGGTATATGGTGACTACCCTGAGACCATGAGATACTTGGTGGGGACACGATTGCCTAATTTTACAGAAGCACAAGCCAAGATGGTTAAAGGGTCTCTTGATTTTGTTGGAGTAAATTATTATACTGCAAGATATGCAGAAAAAGTCACATCCTATAGCAGCATGTACCTAAGTTATACCACAGATAGCCGTGTTAATCTAACAA CGGAGAAAAATGGAATTCCAATCGGTGAGCcg GCATTTCCTACTTGGCTTTACATTTATCCGAGGGGAATTGGAGAATTTATGCTATATGTAAAGAAAGTATATAACAACCTTCCCATTATTATCACTGAGAATG gGGTGGCTGATCCAAATAATGTCTCGATTCCCCTCAGTGATGCCCTAAATGATACTATAAGGATAAAATACCATTCTCACCATTTATCATATCTTCTAGCAGCTATCAA GGATGGAGTTGACGTAAGAGGGTACTATGTATGGTCATTTCTGGATGACTTCGAGTGGGAACTTGGTTATACTGTTCGGTTTGGCATCAATTATATCGATTATGAAAATGGATTGAAAAGATATCCTAAGCTGTCTGCGTTATGGTTTAAAAATTTCCTCCACAAAGAGAATGTAATTGGCTCTTCTTTGTTGTACTCCGAATGa
- the LOC110669344 gene encoding beta-glucosidase 17-like isoform X3 encodes MNTQFFFVHLFVFTNLLTHIGCLSSSHFTTPINRSNFPAGFIFGASSSAYQYEGATQVDGRGPSIWDTFVRDFPEGKIGGGVNQRGVDFYNFLIDELISNDIQPLVTLFHWDVPQSLEDEYGGFLSSNIVDDYRDYVDFCFKEFGDRVKSWITLNEPDVFALKGYAIGIDAPGRCSSYIGNCTVGNSATEPYMVVHNIILSHATAVNLYREKYKPSQKGKVGITVSVRWMVPKYPTVSCIKAASRALDFSFGWVVHPMVYGDYPETMRYLVGTRLPNFTEAQAKMVKGSLDFVGVNYYTARYAEKVTSYSSMYLSYTTDSRVNLTTEKNGIPIGEPAFPTWLYIYPRGIGEFMLYVKKVYNNLPIIITENGVADPNNVSIPLSDALNDTIRIKYHSHHLSYLLAAIKDGVDVRGYYVWSFLDDFEWELGYTVRFGINYIDYENGLKRYPKLSALWFKNFLHKENVIGSSLLYSE; translated from the exons ATGAATACTCAATTCTTTTTTGTCCATCTCTTTGTCTTTACCAATTTGTTGACTCACATTGGATGTTTGAGTTCATCACATTTCACAACTCCGATCAACCGGAGCAATTTTCCTGCCGGCTTTATATTTGGAGCATCCTCAAGTGCTTACCAG TATGAAGGAGCAACGCAAGTAGATGGAAGAGGACCAAGCATATGGGACACTTTCGTCAGGGATTTTCCAG AGGGAAAAATCGGTGGAGGAGTGAATCAGAGAGGCGTTGATTTCTACAATTTTCTCATTGATGAGCTCATATCAAATG ATATACAGCCATTAGTGACTTTATTCCATTGGGATGTTCCTCAATCCCTTGAAGATGAGTATGGTGGATTCCTAAGCTCTAATATTGT GGATGATTATCGTGACTATGTGGATTTTTGCTTTAAAGAATTCGGCGACAGGGTGAAGTCTTGGATCACTTTGAATGAGCCCGACGTATTTGCTCTTAAAGGGTATGCAATTGGCATTGATGCCCCCGGTCGATGTTCTAGCTATATTGGAAATTGCACGGTGGGGAACTCCGCGACGGAGCCATATATGGTGGTTCATAACATCATTCTTTCTCATGCAACTGCTGTAAATTTATACAGGGAGAAATACAAG CCTTCTCAAAAGGGAAAAGTTGGGATTACAGTATCAGTCAGATGGATGGTGCCCAAATACCCCACAGTTTCTTGCATAAAGGCCGCCTCTAGAGCCCTGGATTTTTCATTTGGTTG GGTTGTGCATCCAATGGTATATGGTGACTACCCTGAGACCATGAGATACTTGGTGGGGACACGATTGCCTAATTTTACAGAAGCACAAGCCAAGATGGTTAAAGGGTCTCTTGATTTTGTTGGAGTAAATTATTATACTGCAAGATATGCAGAAAAAGTCACATCCTATAGCAGCATGTACCTAAGTTATACCACAGATAGCCGTGTTAATCTAACAA CGGAGAAAAATGGAATTCCAATCGGTGAGCcg GCATTTCCTACTTGGCTTTACATTTATCCGAGGGGAATTGGAGAATTTATGCTATATGTAAAGAAAGTATATAACAACCTTCCCATTATTATCACTGAGAATG gGGTGGCTGATCCAAATAATGTCTCGATTCCCCTCAGTGATGCCCTAAATGATACTATAAGGATAAAATACCATTCTCACCATTTATCATATCTTCTAGCAGCTATCAA GGATGGAGTTGACGTAAGAGGGTACTATGTATGGTCATTTCTGGATGACTTCGAGTGGGAACTTGGTTATACTGTTCGGTTTGGCATCAATTATATCGATTATGAAAATGGATTGAAAAGATATCCTAAGCTGTCTGCGTTATGGTTTAAAAATTTCCTCCACAAAGAGAATGTAATTGGCTCTTCTTTGTTGTACTCCGAATGa
- the LOC110669344 gene encoding beta-glucosidase 17-like isoform X2 has product MFEFITFHNSDQPEQFSCRLYIWSILKCLPGATQVDGRGPSIWDTFVRDFPGKIADHSTGNVAEEFYYLFKEDIARLKEMGLDSFRFSFSWSRILPKGKIGGGVNQRGVDFYNFLIDELISNDIQPLVTLFHWDVPQSLEDEYGGFLSSNIVDDYRDYVDFCFKEFGDRVKSWITLNEPDVFALKGYAIGIDAPGRCSSYIGNCTVGNSATEPYMVVHNIILSHATAVNLYREKYKPSQKGKVGITVSVRWMVPKYPTVSCIKAASRALDFSFGWVVHPMVYGDYPETMRYLVGTRLPNFTEAQAKMVKGSLDFVGVNYYTARYAEKVTSYSSMYLSYTTDSRVNLTTEKNGIPIGEPAFPTWLYIYPRGIGEFMLYVKKVYNNLPIIITENGVADPNNVSIPLSDALNDTIRIKYHSHHLSYLLAAIKDGVDVRGYYVWSFLDDFEWELGYTVRFGINYIDYENGLKRYPKLSALWFKNFLHKENVIGSSLLYSE; this is encoded by the exons ATGTTTGAGTTCATCACATTTCACAACTCCGATCAACCGGAGCAATTTTCCTGCCGGCTTTATATTTGGAGCATCCTCAAGTGCTTACCAG GAGCAACGCAAGTAGATGGAAGAGGACCAAGCATATGGGACACTTTCGTCAGGGATTTTCCAG GTAAAATTGCAGACCATAGTACTGGAAATGTAGCAGAAGAATTTTATTATCTTTTTAAG GAGGACATTGCTAGGTTGAAAGAAATGGGGTTAGACTCCTTCAGATTCTCCTTCTCATGGTCTAGAATATTACCTA AGGGAAAAATCGGTGGAGGAGTGAATCAGAGAGGCGTTGATTTCTACAATTTTCTCATTGATGAGCTCATATCAAATG ATATACAGCCATTAGTGACTTTATTCCATTGGGATGTTCCTCAATCCCTTGAAGATGAGTATGGTGGATTCCTAAGCTCTAATATTGT GGATGATTATCGTGACTATGTGGATTTTTGCTTTAAAGAATTCGGCGACAGGGTGAAGTCTTGGATCACTTTGAATGAGCCCGACGTATTTGCTCTTAAAGGGTATGCAATTGGCATTGATGCCCCCGGTCGATGTTCTAGCTATATTGGAAATTGCACGGTGGGGAACTCCGCGACGGAGCCATATATGGTGGTTCATAACATCATTCTTTCTCATGCAACTGCTGTAAATTTATACAGGGAGAAATACAAG CCTTCTCAAAAGGGAAAAGTTGGGATTACAGTATCAGTCAGATGGATGGTGCCCAAATACCCCACAGTTTCTTGCATAAAGGCCGCCTCTAGAGCCCTGGATTTTTCATTTGGTTG GGTTGTGCATCCAATGGTATATGGTGACTACCCTGAGACCATGAGATACTTGGTGGGGACACGATTGCCTAATTTTACAGAAGCACAAGCCAAGATGGTTAAAGGGTCTCTTGATTTTGTTGGAGTAAATTATTATACTGCAAGATATGCAGAAAAAGTCACATCCTATAGCAGCATGTACCTAAGTTATACCACAGATAGCCGTGTTAATCTAACAA CGGAGAAAAATGGAATTCCAATCGGTGAGCcg GCATTTCCTACTTGGCTTTACATTTATCCGAGGGGAATTGGAGAATTTATGCTATATGTAAAGAAAGTATATAACAACCTTCCCATTATTATCACTGAGAATG gGGTGGCTGATCCAAATAATGTCTCGATTCCCCTCAGTGATGCCCTAAATGATACTATAAGGATAAAATACCATTCTCACCATTTATCATATCTTCTAGCAGCTATCAA GGATGGAGTTGACGTAAGAGGGTACTATGTATGGTCATTTCTGGATGACTTCGAGTGGGAACTTGGTTATACTGTTCGGTTTGGCATCAATTATATCGATTATGAAAATGGATTGAAAAGATATCCTAAGCTGTCTGCGTTATGGTTTAAAAATTTCCTCCACAAAGAGAATGTAATTGGCTCTTCTTTGTTGTACTCCGAATGa
- the LOC110669344 gene encoding beta-glucosidase 17-like isoform X4, protein MFEFITFHNSDQPEQFSCRLYIWSILKCLPGATQVDGRGPSIWDTFVRDFPEGKIGGGVNQRGVDFYNFLIDELISNDIQPLVTLFHWDVPQSLEDEYGGFLSSNIVDDYRDYVDFCFKEFGDRVKSWITLNEPDVFALKGYAIGIDAPGRCSSYIGNCTVGNSATEPYMVVHNIILSHATAVNLYREKYKPSQKGKVGITVSVRWMVPKYPTVSCIKAASRALDFSFGWVVHPMVYGDYPETMRYLVGTRLPNFTEAQAKMVKGSLDFVGVNYYTARYAEKVTSYSSMYLSYTTDSRVNLTTEKNGIPIGEPAFPTWLYIYPRGIGEFMLYVKKVYNNLPIIITENGVADPNNVSIPLSDALNDTIRIKYHSHHLSYLLAAIKDGVDVRGYYVWSFLDDFEWELGYTVRFGINYIDYENGLKRYPKLSALWFKNFLHKENVIGSSLLYSE, encoded by the exons ATGTTTGAGTTCATCACATTTCACAACTCCGATCAACCGGAGCAATTTTCCTGCCGGCTTTATATTTGGAGCATCCTCAAGTGCTTACCAG GAGCAACGCAAGTAGATGGAAGAGGACCAAGCATATGGGACACTTTCGTCAGGGATTTTCCAG AGGGAAAAATCGGTGGAGGAGTGAATCAGAGAGGCGTTGATTTCTACAATTTTCTCATTGATGAGCTCATATCAAATG ATATACAGCCATTAGTGACTTTATTCCATTGGGATGTTCCTCAATCCCTTGAAGATGAGTATGGTGGATTCCTAAGCTCTAATATTGT GGATGATTATCGTGACTATGTGGATTTTTGCTTTAAAGAATTCGGCGACAGGGTGAAGTCTTGGATCACTTTGAATGAGCCCGACGTATTTGCTCTTAAAGGGTATGCAATTGGCATTGATGCCCCCGGTCGATGTTCTAGCTATATTGGAAATTGCACGGTGGGGAACTCCGCGACGGAGCCATATATGGTGGTTCATAACATCATTCTTTCTCATGCAACTGCTGTAAATTTATACAGGGAGAAATACAAG CCTTCTCAAAAGGGAAAAGTTGGGATTACAGTATCAGTCAGATGGATGGTGCCCAAATACCCCACAGTTTCTTGCATAAAGGCCGCCTCTAGAGCCCTGGATTTTTCATTTGGTTG GGTTGTGCATCCAATGGTATATGGTGACTACCCTGAGACCATGAGATACTTGGTGGGGACACGATTGCCTAATTTTACAGAAGCACAAGCCAAGATGGTTAAAGGGTCTCTTGATTTTGTTGGAGTAAATTATTATACTGCAAGATATGCAGAAAAAGTCACATCCTATAGCAGCATGTACCTAAGTTATACCACAGATAGCCGTGTTAATCTAACAA CGGAGAAAAATGGAATTCCAATCGGTGAGCcg GCATTTCCTACTTGGCTTTACATTTATCCGAGGGGAATTGGAGAATTTATGCTATATGTAAAGAAAGTATATAACAACCTTCCCATTATTATCACTGAGAATG gGGTGGCTGATCCAAATAATGTCTCGATTCCCCTCAGTGATGCCCTAAATGATACTATAAGGATAAAATACCATTCTCACCATTTATCATATCTTCTAGCAGCTATCAA GGATGGAGTTGACGTAAGAGGGTACTATGTATGGTCATTTCTGGATGACTTCGAGTGGGAACTTGGTTATACTGTTCGGTTTGGCATCAATTATATCGATTATGAAAATGGATTGAAAAGATATCCTAAGCTGTCTGCGTTATGGTTTAAAAATTTCCTCCACAAAGAGAATGTAATTGGCTCTTCTTTGTTGTACTCCGAATGa